One Vicinamibacterales bacterium genomic window, TTTCGAGATGGAACGCATGCAGTCGACGTGGGAAAATCTCGTCGACTACGACATGAGCGAGAGCGGGGTCCGGCCGATCACGCTGCGCGAACTCGTCGAGATGGGATTCGACCTCGACGCCGCCATGGACACGCCGCTTGGTTACAGCCAGTCGAATGGCACGCTGCCGCTCCGCGAACTCCTGACGGCGATCTACCCGGGCGCAACCGTCGATCACATCGAGGTGACCAACGGGACCTCTGAGGCGAACTACATCGTCGCGCTGAGCCGGCTCGTCGCGGGCGACGAGGTGGCGATGGAGGTGCCCAACTACATGCAGCTCTGGGGTGTGCCGCACAGCCTCCAGGCGACGATCAACACCTTCAGGCTTCGCCCGGACCGGGACTGGGAGCCCGACTGGGACGAGTTCGAACGCGCCGTGAACCCGAGGACGCGGCTGCTCTATCTCTCCAACCCCAACAACCCGTCTGGCGCCGTCCTCTCCGACGAGGCGATGCGGCGCATTGTCCGACGATGCGAGGAGATGAACACGTTGCTCCTGGCCGACGAGGTCTACCTCGGCGCCGAGATCGAGGACGATCGCACCAAGAGCTTCTGGGGCATGAGCGACAAGGTCGTCGTCACGAGCGGCCTGTCGAAGGCCTACGGGATCCCGGGCGTCCGCATCGGCTGGATCATCGGCCCGCCCGCATTCATCGCCACCTGCTGGAGCCAGCACGACTACCTGACGATTGGCCCCAACAAGCTGTCCGACCTCGTGGCGCGGACCGCGGTCTCCGCGGCCAACCGCGAGAAGCTCTACGCGCGGACGAGGGCCCTGCTGAACGCGAACCTTCCGATCATCAGCGAGTGGGCAGCCCGCTTCGGCGGTCTGCTGAGCTTCAACCGGCCCCGGGCGGGTGCGATGGCGCTCGTTCAGTACCACGCGGACGTGCCCAGCCTCGAGCTCTGCGAGCGCATCCGGAAGACGCAGAGCACCCTCATCGTGCCGGGGAGCCATGTCGGCCTCGAAGGGTACCTGCGCCTGTGGTACGGCGGACGCCAGGAGTACATCACCGAAGGCTTCAGACGCGTCGGGTTGGTGCTCGAGACGTTGCGGTAGACGCAGCACTCTCGACACCTCCACAGACGCCAATCGACCGTGGCGGATCTGTGTGGATAGCGGCGACAATAGTCGCCTTCAGGGGTGTCTTTGTGGCACACGGACGCGCCACGGCTGGTGTCCTCACCACGGTGTTTTGTTCGGCAATGCAGGGCGTTGTGGTCAGACGGCCCGCCTGGAGGCCGTCGTCACCTCGTCGGCACCAGGATTGCTGTTGACGACCACCATGGTCCGTCCGGCCATGGTCGTTCAGGCCGGCACTGTTCAATGGCCCCCAGTCGTGCCACGGTCGTCGAGATCCTCATGAGATACGCTGCAGTTCTTGGGATGGTCCTCGGTCTTCTGGGTCTGGCGCACACGGTGTCGGCGCAGAACGTCTCACCCGGCTGCCTGACGGTGGACCGTACGCAGATTCGCATCGTCGCCAGCGGCGCCGGTTGCCAGCCTTCCGAACTTGCGGTGGCTGTCCGCTGGCCCGCTCCGTCCTCGCAGATTCCCGAAGCGTTGCCCAAGCGGCCCGACTCAACGGGCGAAGCCATGGTCCGGTTCTTCGCCGGCCAACCGGCCGCGGCCGATGTCGCCGTGCCCGTTCAACGCGCGGATGCCGTCACGGCGGTGCCGGTGACGCCGCTGCTCGCCGGCGTGGGCGTCCGGTTGCCGACGCTGGCGGCGTCGCCCTGGAGCTCCCGCTAGCGCGCGTCGCCTCCGCGCCGCTTTACACACAATCGACAGCAGAGCCCTGACGAACCGGCGGCTTGGCGCCGATGCCCACTACGATCGGTTCGCTCTGCATGTTCACTCGTCGTACGCCTTTCCACGTTCTCGACGCTTCGCGCGTGCGCCTGATGGCCGGACTCGTGGTGTGCGTCCACGTGGTTCCAGCCGTCGCCCTCCAACCCAACAAGGCCGTCACCGAGTACAGTCTCCAACAGTGGCAGGCCGATCAGGGCCTGCCGCAGAACACCGTGTCGGCGGTGGCGCAGACTCGTGACGGATACATCTGGGTGGGCACCGACAAGGGCCCGGCGCTGCTCCAGGCCGGTCGCGTCGCCCGGCCGTTCGAGACAGCCGGCTTCGCGGTGCGCGTTCGTCCGCGATCGCGCGGGGGCGCTCTGGATAGGCACGGAAGGAGCCGGTCTCTTCCGATTCGTCAATGGCAGCGTGTCCCGATTGCGGCGCGACGACGGGCTCTCGGACAACGCGACGGTGACGATCCTGGAAGACCGCGAAGGCAATCCCTGGGTCGGCACGCTGGCCGGCGGGCTCAATTGTCTGACCGACGGTCCGTTCGTGACGGTCGGGCGCCCGGAAGGACTCCCTGACGAACTCGTCTGGGCGGTCTTCGAAGACCACGCACGCGACATCTGGGTCGGCACCGGAGGGCGCGGGTTGAGCCGGCTGTCCAACGGTCGCGTCACGACGTTCACGGTGCGCGACGGGCTGCCCGACGTCGTGCTGATGGACATCCAGATGCCGGAAATGAACGGGCTCGAGGCCACGACGTTGATACGGGCCAGAGAGGGGGCCGCCGGACCCCGTACGCCGATCATCGCGCTCACCGCGCACGCGATGGCAGGAGACCGGGAGAAGTGGCTCGCGGTGGGGCTGGACGACTACCTCTCGAAGCCGATCCAGCAAAACGCGTTGGCCGAAGCCATCGGGCGGGTGACAGGTCTCGCCCCGGCGGCGCCGTCACCGCCCGGGGCGTGACCGGCCGCTTCCCGCTACTTCCCGCCGAGCAGCCCCTTCTTCAGGTCCGGTGACACCGGCTTGGGGCCGAGCCAGATCTTCAGCAGCGCATTGGCGAAGTCGTCACCGGCGATGATGTCCTTGGCCTGCCCGCGGACGGTGATCTGGGTGCCCTTCCCCGGCAGGAGGTCGAGCAGGATCGCGTCGCCCCTCTTCGCCTCCTTGGCCGCCGAGAAGATCGCGCTCATCTGCTTGATGCGCGGCTGGAACCCCTGGAACTCCGCGGCGCTCGTGTTCTCCTTCAGCGCCTCGATCAACGACTCCTGCAGCGTGTCGGCGGCGACGTCGCGCAGCATGGCGAGGTGCACGCGACGGGGCGTCGCGGCCGAAATGACCGCGCCGGCATCGCCGGTCTTTTGCGCGACGTAGAGCGCCGCCACGTAGACCTTGGCGAGGCCGAACTTCACGCGGATGCCTCCGCCGTTGAGCACCAGGTCCGATCCGCCGACCTGCGCGCGATCGGGCAGATTCACGCCGCCGATCTCCGTCGCGGTCACGGCGGTGATTGCCGCCAGGATGAATGCCGCCGCTGCCAGCCATCTCTTCATGATCTCGGTCTCCTTGTCGGGTTGCCCGGCTGTAGGTGGAGGGCGCCATCATACCCGATGAGCGGCCGCCGGCCCTACACGCCGGCCGCGAACCGGCAACTGCTGCCGCCGCCGCGCAGGTGCACGCCGTCCTTGACCCTCGGGTCGGGCCGAGGATAGGCTCCAGTCATGTTGCACCGCAGGCGCCTGTCGCTCTCCACGGGTCTTCTTCTCACTGTTGCGGCGCTCGCCGCGTCACCGGACCTCGGGGCATCCGGCCAGAAGGCCGCCACCGCGGAGCGGATTGACGCGGCATCCGTCCGTGCCGCGCAGGGAATCGACGCGTTTCTGCCGCCCACCGCGGGTTCGATCGGCCGCGCCCTCGGCAGCCGTTTCGATCCGAAGCGTGCCATGGACCTCGTGACGTTCATGGATCAGTACTGGCGGCTCGCCGGAAATCCCGGCTACGACGCCTCGATGGGACGCATCAGGGCCGGTCTCGTGGACGCCGGCTACCGGGATGGTCGAACGCCCGCCGACGGGTCGAGCGCGCTCTGGGTCGAGGAGTACCCGAACGGCGGGAACGGCTGGGAGCTCGTGCGCGCGGAGATGACCATCGTCGATCCCGCGCGCGGGACGGCCATCGAACCGGTGTTCGATCCGGTGGTGGACTACATCGCGCTCTGCATGAACTCGTTCTCGACGCCGGCCGGAGGAATCACGGCTCCGCTGGTCTACGTCGGGGTGGGCGCGGACGAGGCGAGCTACGCGTCGGTGGACGTCAAGGGCGCCGTCGTGCTCGGCGACGGCAGCTCGCGGGTCCTCTGGGAGCAGGCGGTGCGTCAGCGCGGCGCAATCGGCATCCTCACCGCAGCCCCGCCGGCGAGGTACACACGGCCGGACCAGACGCCTGAGGTATTTCAGTGGGGCGCCGTTCCCTACGACGAGAAGCTGCACGCCTTCGCGTTCAAGGCGAGCCGGAAGGTGGCCGACAGGCTGAAAGCCCGGTTGAAGGAAGGGCCGGTCACCGTGAAGACCGTCGTCGAAACGAAGTTCCGGCCCGCGTCGCCGGGGCGGCTGCTCGTGGCGGAGATTCCCGGGCGGGTGAAGCCGGACGAGCACGTCGTCATGGTTGCTCACGTGCAGGAGCCCGGCGCGAACGACAACGCGAGCGGCTGCGGGACATTGCTCGAACTGGCCCGCGCGCTGCAGTCGGCGATTGCGGCCAAGGCGATCCCTCCTCCAGCCCGAACGCTCACGTTCGTCTGGGGCGACGAAATGCGGGCCAGCCGCGAGTGGCTCCGGGCCGATCCGGCACGCGGGGCGGCGACGCGCTTCATGTTCTCGCTCGACATGACCGGCGAGGATACGTCGAAGACCAGCGGCACGTTTCTCATCGAGAAGGAGCCGGATCCCTCCGCCGTCTGGGCGCGACCGTCCGATCCGCACAGCGAGTGGTGGCCCGGCGATCTCCAGAAGGCCGAGCGGTTGAAGGGCAGCCTGCTGAACGACGTATTCCTGGCCGTCTGCCTGCGCCGCGCCCGCGAGACCGGGTGGGTCGTCCAGACGATCCCGTACGAAGGCGGGAGCGATCACACCATCTTCCTGAATGCGGGTGCTCCCGCGGTGCTGGCCACGCACTTCACCGACCGCTACTACCACACGAACCTCGATCGTGCGGACAAGACGAGTCCGGCGGTGATGGCGCACGTCGGCATCACCGTGGGGACAACGGCGATGGTCCTCGCGTCCGCAAGTCAGGAAGATGCGTTGGCCATCGCTGACCTCGTCGGAGCGGCGGCCACGCGTCGCCTGGAGCTCGAGGCCAGACAGTCCGCGGCCATCGTCGCCCAGGCACCGGATCGTGCGGCCGCGGAGGCCATCGAGCGCGCGGTCATGGACGGGTGGAAGGCCTGGTACTCGCGTGCGCTCGAGAGCGTGCTCACGCTGCCAGCGACGCCGGCCGGTGAGTCGCTGCGTCGGCGCGTGCAGGCCGCCAGGGACAGGCTGGGACCTGGAGGAACGGACGGAATCAGTCGATGAGTGGGGTCAGTCGACACTGATGCGGCTCAGTCGGCGGCCTCGGATCGGCCGACGGGTGCCTGTCTGTCGGCGAGCGGCCGTGAACCGGCGGATCCCCGACTACCGGACATCCCCGACCGACGGACATCCCCGACTGACGGACGTCACCGACTCGCAGTGCGGCGCAGTCGTTCGGTGACGATGGTGAGCTCCTTGCGGAACAGCGGGTTCTCGGGGAACTCCTGCACGAGGCCCGTGAGCAGTTGCTCCGCGTCGGCGATCTTCTTCTCGCGCAGCGACACGACGACCAGTAGAACGCGTGCGAAAGGGCCGTAGTAGCGGCCGTGGCGCGCCGCCAGCTTCAACTCCTCGATCCCCCGCCGCTTGTTTCCCTCGATCCCGTCGTAGTGCACGAGCCACCTGATGAAGAACGGCAGGTCGCCCACGATGTACTCGAGGGCGCCGAAATTCAGATAGGCGTCGTAGGCCGGCGGAGTCCGAGCGAGCAGTCGGCGGGCGGGTTCGAGGGCGGCGGGCGCCAGCTTGATGCTCCGCCACGTGCGGCGATCGACGAGCGCCGTGTAGTCGGTTTCGACACCCGCGCTCATGCACAGCGCGAGCAGCGCGTCCCCATCGTCGGGGCTGCCGGCGAGCCTCGCCTTGGCCAGCGTCCTGGCGTTGGCGAGGGCCGCGAACAAACGGGTGCGCACGACGGGATCTGGTACGAGGCGCGAGGCTCCGTCGACCATGTTGCTGTTGTTCATGAAGAACCGCGCTTCGAGGATCTTCAGGCGGTCGAGTTCCATGAACAAGTACGTGCCGGCGCGGACGGAGGGGAGCAACGGGTTCTGCGGGTCGGCCTGCGCCGCGGTGTCGAGAATGGAGAGGCTGGCCGTGAAGTCGAAGTTGTACAGCCGCTGGAAGGCCTGATCGACTGGTCCGAGTGCGATCGGTTGGTCGGACGGCCCGACGGGGCCTGGACTCACGATGGCGGCGGCCAGGGCCGCCATCACGACGAGCCGGATCACGACCGCCACCGGGAGTACAACGTCTCGCCCTTGTCCCGGTCGTACACGAGCAGGTACCAGTCGCGATACGTGAGCCCCTGTGCGACTGATCCCGAGAGGAAACCGCAGAGGCCGGGTCCGGCGACGCCGCAGGAGTAAAGGAGTGCCATGATCCCGAGACAGTAGAGCCAGTGGTGGACGTGCAGGTAGTAGCGGCCGACAGGAATCCGGAGCGATCGTTCGAGCCGATCTCCCTCGAACCGTCCCGCGATCGCATTCCAGAACACGACGCCCGCGGCGCCGCCCGCCACGAAGAGCACGAGGGTCATGGGCGCATCAGGAACCGAACCGTTACCAACGCCCCACGACCAAGTACTGTTGCCGAGGGCGACCACGTGGCCCTGCAGAGGCCGGCGAAAATCGGAGTGGGCTGACCGGACAACGCAACCGTCCACCACGCTCCGCGTTCTGCGTCGTCGGTCGAGGATGCTCGTTCGAGCCCCATGCTTAGTATCGGCAGAGTCGACGGGTTGTCAAGCGCGAACTCCTTTCCCACTGCCCCCGGGCCGGGCGACAGCCGGGCCGCGGCTGTTTGACATCCCTCGCGGACCCCGGTAGAGTCACCGCCGGTTCGGCAACCGGATGGCAGGCCGCTGACGAGCGGCGAGCGGGAGGATGACGAGATGACGAGGGCCGCTGGTTTGGTAGCGTTCATCGTGGCGGTTCTCGGGTCCGCCGCAGGCGCCGCGCAGACACCATCGGACGTGAAGGACGGCAGGGTGGCCGTCATCGGCGAGAACCCCGGCATCCGGCTGGTGGTGAAGGACGGCGCTCCGCCTTCGACGAGCGTCAGCTTCTGGCGCGTCTTCCAGAGCCCGGCGGGCCCGGGGCACGTCTGCTTCGTCACGAGCGACATCTCCGGCGATGGGCCGACGCCCGACGACGTTCGCCTGGCGTTCTCGGACAACGAAAAACTGGCTGAGTACGTGGCGACCCAGTTGATGACGGCCTTCGACAAGACGTACAGCGACAAACCGTTCCCGGTCCGCATCGCGAGGTTCGAGCGGAGCGGCGACACGATCACGGCGTGGAAGGAAACGATCAGAGCCGACGGATTTGTCATCGATCTGGTGTGGCGCGATTTCCATCAGCCCTTCGCGATCGAGAGTCGCGCCGGCATTCCGCACAACCCCTATACGATCCTCTCGACGTTCGTCCCGGCACGAACCGCGGAGGTCGTCATCAATGGCAAGCGGGCGGCTGGTGCCGCCACGCCGAGGATGCGCGGCGCCAGACAGAGCAGTAGCGCGTTCCTGGCATTTGCAGAGACCTGGCTCAAGTGAGCCTGCTGGAGGATCGACCGATGGACCGTCGGAGCTTCATCTCGGGCGCGGTGGTTGGGGCGGTCGGCGCGGGGCTCGCGGGGTCCGGAACCGTGCTTGCCGCCCGTCAGTGGGCGTCAGGCAGCCTGCCGTCGGTCGCGGACCCCCAGCCCGCGTCGAAGGCCCGACAGTCGTTCGCGCAGATGGGTGAGGACATCGTCCTGTTCCACTTGCTGCGCGACTGGATGAAGGTCCCGTCCCCACTCTATCTCGACATCGGAGCGGCGGATCCGGTGGAGTCGAGCAATACCTACCTGTTGTACTGCACCGGCGGCCGTGGCGTGCTCGTCGAGCCGAATCCCGACTACGTCGTGAAACTGCGACGCGTGCGGCCCGAGGACATCGTCGTCCAGGCTGGCATCGGCATCACCGATGCGAACGCAGCGGATTACTACGTCATGCGCGGCCAGCCAACGCTCAATACCTTCTCACCGGCACAGGTCGAGATGTACCGAAGAAGCGGGCATCCCGACATCGTCGAGAAGGTGGTCAAGATGCCGCTCATCGCGGTGAACCACGTGATCGCCCAATGTCTCGGCAAGGCGCCGGATCTCCTGTCGATCGACGTCGAAGGGCTGGATCTCGACATCCTCCGCACGCTGGACTTCGTGGCGTTCAAGCCGGGCGCGGTCATCGCGGAGACGATCATGATGGGCGGCGGCGCCGCCGACAACACCGAGATCGGTGTCTTTCTCAAGTCGAAGGGGTACGTCGTGCGCGGCGGATCGCTCTACAACACCATCTTCGCAGATCCCTCGCGGTACCGTTGAGGGTCATCATCTCGCAGCGGGATTCAGGTACGACTCCGCCACCTGCTGCAACAACCGCTGGACCGTGGCGCCGCCCACGGCGTCACATGTCTGCGTGAATCGGAACACGTATCCCTCCGGGGAGGCCGGAAGCTTCGGAGGATTCTTGTAGGTCCACATCTCCGCCAGCCGATCGGGCTCCTCCCGGAAGGCCGCGAGGCGATCGTCGGTCGCGAAGTGACTCTCACTGACGACGTTTTTCACGAAGTCCGGCTTGCCAAGGAGCATGTACGTCCGGCCGCAGTCGTTCCAGGTGGCCCCGCCCTCGACGCGGAATCGCTTGTCGGCACGCAAGAGCCGCTGTTCGAACTCGGGGCGGAACACGTCGGGGCCGCCGCCGGCCGGACCCCGGCGACGCCAGAATTCTCCAAGAAATGCCGGGCGGGCGGGGGTCGGCAGTTTCTTGACGGCCTTCTCTTCTCCTCTTGTCATGAACGGTCGCACGTCCTCGACCCAGCGCCTCCACTCTCGCTCGGCGTCCGCCGCCGATTGCGCCGCCGTGGGCAGGATCGGAGCGGCCACCAGGCAGGCGCAGACGATCAGCGCTCGGCGTATGGCATGTCCTCGGATGATCATGGCGCCATGGTGCGCCGAACGGCGGCAGTGGTCAAAGGGGAAATCGGGGGCTGGGATGTTTCGCGCGGCTTCGTGGGCGGCCCGGCATGGACTGAAGAAGAGTGGGATCCGGAGTGGCCAGGTTGTGTTAAGCTCCCGTTCAAATAGCTTTCAATTCCCTGAGGAGGAGTCTACATGAAGCGAGCGGTCGTAGGGATCGTAGTTGCGATTTCGGTGGCATTTTTGACGGGCGGTATCGCCCAGGCTCAGGAGAAGGCGCCCGGAACGGTCATCCTGAAGGGCAACAAGACGATGGGTGGCGTGAAGTTCGACCACGCCGCGCATGCCAAGAAGGTCGGCGACAAGTGCGAGACGTGCCATCACCCGTCGAAGCCCGAGAAGGCAATGAAGGCCAAGCATGAGGCCTGCCAGGGCTGCCACGCCAGCACGATCGCCGCGCCGATGAAGACCAATGCCAAGGCGGCCTTCCACGACGCGATGGCCAAGAAGGGCACTTGCATCGACTGCCATGCGAAGGAAGTGGCGGCCGGCAAGAAGGCCCCGGCCAAGTGCATCGACTGCCACAAGAAGGAAAACGTCTAGCCTGTCTCGAGGGAGCGGGCCCATACCCGCTCCCTGGTCTCTGGCCCCTGATCTCTGGCCCCAGTCGATCAGGCGACCGCGATACTCTCGTCCAGATACACATCCTGAATCAGGTTGAGGAGCTTGACCCCTTCCGCCATTGGCCGCTGGAAGGCCTTGCGTCCCGAGATCAGGCCCATGCCGCCGGCCCGCTTGTTGATGACCGCGGTCGCGGCCGCATCGCCGAAGTCGTTCTTGCCCGACGCGCCGCCCGAGTTGATCAGCCCCGCGCGACCCATGTAGCAGTTCACGACCTGGTAGCGCGTGAGGTCAATCGGGTGGTCGGTGGTGAGCTGGGTGTAGATCCGCTCGTCCAGCTTGCCGTAGCTCGAGGAGCCGGTGTTCAAGGCCTTGTAGCCCCCGTTGTTCTCGGGGAGCTTCTGCTTGATGATGTCGGCCTGGATCGTCACGCCCAGGTGGTTCGCCTGGCCGGTCAGGTCGGCGCTGACGTGGTAGTCCTTGTCCTTCTTGAACTGAGGATTGCGCAGGTAGCACCAGAGCACCGTCGCCAGCCCCATCTCGTGCGCCAGCGCGAACGCCTGCGCCACCTCGACAATCTGCCGGCCGCTCTCCTCCGAGCCGAAGTAGATCGTCGCACCCACCGCGGCCGCGCCCATCTCGGCGACCTGCTCGACCTCGCCGAACATGATCTGGTCGAACTTGTTCGGATAGGTGAGGAGTTCGTTGTGGTTGATCTTCACGATGAAGGGGATCTTGTGGGCGTACTTGCGGGCCACGCTGCCGAGGACGCCGAAAGTCGAGGCCACCGCGTTGCAGCCGCCCTCGACGGCCAGCTTCACGATGTTCTCGGAGTCGAAGTACACGGGGTTCTTCGCGAAACTCGCACCACCCGAGTGCTCGATGCCCTGGTCGACGGGCAGAATCGAGAAATACCCGGTGCCAGCCAGCCGACCGGTCGAGACCAGGCGCTGCAGGTTGCCGAGCACCCGGTTGTTCCGATTCGACACCGTCCAGATGCGGTCGACGAAATCGGGTCCGGGCAGGTGCAGCAGTTCCTTCGGCACCGTCTTGCAGGTGTGTTCCAGCAGGTACGGGGCCTTGTCGCCCAGCAGATCGACGATCTCTCTGTTCATGGTTGCGGTCCTCGTGCTTGGGGGAGCCGGGCCGCTGCGGCGACCCGGATTTCAGCCAACCAGTGTGACACGCTCCGCAGGCGGCCTCAAGATCCCTACTTCTCGTCGAACGACGGCTTCTCGAGCGCGGGCCTCCCACCGATGTAGCGCGACAGCCAGTTCTGCATCTCCCAGTGCCAGTACACGGCGTTCTGGGGGCCGAGCACCCAATGGTTCTCGTTGGGAAACACGACGAGTCGCGACGGCACGTTCATCGCCTGCAGCACGCCGTAGAGTTCGAGGCCGTTGCCGTATGGCACACGATAATCCATCTCACCGTGAAGGACGAGGGTCGGCGTCTTGAAATTCCGCGCGTAGAACATCGGGTTCTGCTTCTGCATGCCATCCAGGTTGTCCCACGGTCTTCCGCCCATGACCTCCGGGAACCCGTGGGGTGCGTCGGTCGCGTACTGCGCGTAGGAGTCGTTCACCCCCGCATGGTCGATGATGCACTGGAACCGGTTGGTGTGCCCGAGCACCCACGCGGCCATGTACCCGCCGTAGCTCGCACCGGCCGCCGCCATCCGCTTCGAGTCGATGTTCGGCAGCCGCTTCAGCAGGTAGTCGGTCGACTTCATGATGTCCTCGAACGGCATGTCCCCCCACTGGTTCAGGATGCTCTGACTGAACGTCTCGCCGAAGCCCGTCGACCCGTGGCGGTCCACCCAGGTGACGATGTAGCCGGGCGCGGCGAAGACGTGAGTATTCCAGCGGTAGCTCCAGCTGTCGCGGTTCATCGTGTGCGGTCCACCGTGCATCAGTTGCACGAGCGGGTACGACTTGGTCGCGTCGTACGCCGGTGGGTAGACCAGCCAGCCGTGGATCTGCTCGCCGTTGGCGCCGGCGAACCAGTAGCTCTCCACCTTGCCCAGGTCGAGCCCGGCGACGATGGTCTCGTTGAAATGCGTGAGCTGGCGGGCGGCACCGGTTGTCGGGTCGAGGGCGAACAGTTCGTTCGGCCGGCTCGTCGTGTCGTTCAGGAAGACGATGCTCGAGCCCCTGATGTCGAGCGCGGTGGACGTCCCGAGCGTGTAGACGGCCGCCAGGCCGGTTCCGTCCGCGTTCAACTTGAACACCGGCACGACACCCTTCTCTTCTCCCGTCACCCACAAGGTCTTGCCGTCGTCCGAGAACTTCACGCTCTCGAACGCATGGTCCAGGTTCTCGGTGACCGGTGAGTTCTTGCCCGTCGCCAGGTCGTGCCTCCACAGCTTGGGGAATTCTCCGCTGTAGTAGGGCGTGTGAAGCCTGCCGAACAGGAGCGATCGCCCATCCGGTGTGAACACCGGGTTGTCATCGTCGCCACGGTTGTCGGACGTGACGTTCTTCATGGTGCCCGAGCCGTCGGTCGGGACCAGGTAGATGTCGTTGTTCAGGTGTTCGCGGTACGGAGGCAGCGTGGAGTTGATGGCCACGGCGATCATCTTGCCGTCCGGCGCCACGTCGAAGCTGACCGTACCGCTGCTCTGGAACAGCCGGTCGAATCTCGGCGTCAGGTCCTTGAGGTCCTTCGTCGTGACGTTGACGAGAATCAGCCGGTTCGCGAGGTTGTCGGTCAGGTAGTGGTCGAAGTAGCGGTACTGCCGATACTCGGTGACCCGCGCGGTGATCTTCGACGCCTGTCGCCGCTTCATCTCCTTCTTGATCGCGGCGAGATCCGTCTTGTTCAGCGTGCCGGCCAGTTCCGGGATCACCGTCGTCGCAACGATGATGGCCGAGCCGTCGGGGAGCCAGTGCGGTCCCGAGACGCCGGACGGAAGTTCCA contains:
- a CDS encoding S9 family peptidase, with product MTRQRLLSSLAAAALAATFVSVAAAADRRPITPQDLWSMKRLGAPSVSPDGRTVVFTVQEWSLEKSRSTTNLWLVDLAGGPPRRLTSANANDGSPVWSPDGRRLAFVSKRGDDEIASLYVMAVDGGEAEKILELPSGVSGPHWLPDGSAIIVATTVIPELAGTLNKTDLAAIKKEMKRRQASKITARVTEYRQYRYFDHYLTDNLANRLILVNVTTKDLKDLTPRFDRLFQSSGTVSFDVAPDGKMIAVAINSTLPPYREHLNNDIYLVPTDGSGTMKNVTSDNRGDDDNPVFTPDGRSLLFGRLHTPYYSGEFPKLWRHDLATGKNSPVTENLDHAFESVKFSDDGKTLWVTGEEKGVVPVFKLNADGTGLAAVYTLGTSTALDIRGSSIVFLNDTTSRPNELFALDPTTGAARQLTHFNETIVAGLDLGKVESYWFAGANGEQIHGWLVYPPAYDATKSYPLVQLMHGGPHTMNRDSWSYRWNTHVFAAPGYIVTWVDRHGSTGFGETFSQSILNQWGDMPFEDIMKSTDYLLKRLPNIDSKRMAAAGASYGGYMAAWVLGHTNRFQCIIDHAGVNDSYAQYATDAPHGFPEVMGGRPWDNLDGMQKQNPMFYARNFKTPTLVLHGEMDYRVPYGNGLELYGVLQAMNVPSRLVVFPNENHWVLGPQNAVYWHWEMQNWLSRYIGGRPALEKPSFDEK